A single window of Nicotiana tomentosiformis chromosome 1, ASM39032v3, whole genome shotgun sequence DNA harbors:
- the LOC104089232 gene encoding uncharacterized protein, whose translation MSDLSVNAHEIQYARRCHCGLIALYLTTWSDANAGRRFYKCPRSKVSSCWYFEWIDEELLRQAVMVIKDLKTKLDAAKLERNNLRNKVYLMEQATTVQRGSKNLFDEMEDVMTVERHTLKMKLDEIEQFQVVEAEKASNLEVKVKKIRNIILVSWALLFALVVVGMMK comes from the exons ATGTCTGATTTATCTGTGAATGCGCATGAAATTCAATATGCAAGAAGATGTCATTGCGGATTGATTGCGCTATATTTGACAACTTGGTCAGACGCCAATGCTGGGAGAAGGTTCTACAAATGTCCAAGATCCAAG GTTAGTTCTTGCTGGTATTTTGAATGGATTGACGAAGAGCTCCTTCGTCAAGCTGTGATGGTGATCAAAGATTTAAAAACTAAACTTGATGCTGCTAAGCTTGAGAGGAACAATTTGAGGAATAAAGTTTACCTCATGGAACAAGCTACGACGGTTCAAAGGGGCTCTAAGAACTTGTTTGATGAAATGGAAGATGTTATGACGGTTGAAAGGCATACTTTGAAGATGAAACTTGACGAAATTGAGCAATTTCAAGTTGTGGAAGCTGAAAAAGCTAGTAATTTAGAGGTCAAAGTGAAGAAGATAAGAAATATCATTTTGGTTTCATGGGCTTTATTATTTGCTTTGGTTGTCGTAGGGATGATGAAGTGA
- the LOC104089231 gene encoding signal peptide peptidase-like — MKSSERLANLALAGLSLAPLVVNVDPNLSVVLTACLTVFVGCYRSVKPTPPSETMSNEHAMRFPLVGSAMLLSLFLLFKFLSKDLVNAVLTCYFFVLGIAALSATLLPAIKRFLPKKWNEDLIIWRFPIPYFNSLEVEFTRSQIVAAIPGTIFCVWYAKQKHWLANNVLGLAFCIQGIEMLSLGSFKTGAILLAGLFVYDIFWVFFTPVMVSVAKSFDAPIKLLFPTADLKRPFSMLGLGDIVIPGIFVALALRFDVSRGKEPQYFKSAFLGYAVGVVSTIIVMNWFQAAQPALLYIVPAVTGFLAVHCVWNGDVKPLLEFDESKSQSTEEVSAEESKKVE; from the exons ATGAAGAGTAGCGAGCGACTAGCAAATCTTGCTTTAGCAG GTTTGAGTTTGGCACCACTGGTCGTGAATGTGGACCCAAATTTAAGTGTCGTATTAACAGCTTGCCTCACTGTTTTTGTGGGTTGCTACCGTTCTGTTAAGCCAACTCCACCTTCG GAGACAATGTCTAACGAACATGCAATGAGATTCCCCTTGGTTGGAAGCGCAATGCTCTTGTCGTTGTTCTTGCTCTTTAAGTTCCTCTCAAAAGACCTGGTTAATGCTGTATTGACGTGCTACTTTTTTGTGCTTGGCATTGCTGCTCTTTC TGCAACACTGTTACCTGCTATCAAACGATTCTTGCCAAAAAAGTGGAATGAAGATCTCATAATATGGCGCTTCCCAATCCCATATTTCAACT CTTTGGAGGTCGAGTTCACAAGGTCCCAGATTGTTGCTGCAATCCCTGGAACTATCTTCTGTGTATGGTATGCTAAACAGAAGCATTGGCTAGCTAACAATGTATTGGGACTTGCATTTTGTATTCAG GGGATTGAAATGCTTTCTCTTGGGTCATTTAAGACCGGCGCCATACTATTG GCTGGACTTTTTGTGTACGACATCTTCTGGGTCTTTTTTACCCCAGTGATGGTTAGCGTTGCTAAATCTTTTGATGCTCCTATCAAG cTTTTGTTCCCAACAGCAGATTTGAAACGTCCCTTTTCAATGCTTGGTCTTGGAGATATTGTAATTCCCG GCATTTTTGTGGCATTGGCACTCCGCTTTGACGTCTCCAGGGGGAAAGAGCCTCAATACTTCAAAAGTGCATTTTTGGGATACGCAGTTGGTGTGGTTTCAACAATTATTGTTATGAACTGGTTTCAAGCGGCACAG CCTGCATTGTTATATATTGTTCCAGCTGTAACAGGATTTTTGGCTGTGCATTGCGTTTGGAATGGGGATGTGAAGCCG TTGTTGGAGTTCGACGAGTCAAAATCACAGAGCACTGAAGAAGTCTCCGCGGAAGAGAGCAAGAAAGTAGAATGA